One window of Alkaliphilus metalliredigens QYMF genomic DNA carries:
- a CDS encoding TAXI family TRAP transporter solute-binding subunit — MRKLIAVLLVTLLMLVGCGQQSTGGNEGQPEENSNQFVTVATGPTSGVYYPIGGAISNIVQHELGYRSSVQSTGASVENINLLLNNRAELAITMADAVLQAYQGFGAFEDQEPKEELRGIMSLYPNYVQLVTLKSTGIETFEDLVGRRVGVGAPNSGVELNARLMFEAHGMTYDDIRPDYLNYGEAIDQIRNGMIEAAFVTSGIPNSTVMDLGTTNEIKIIPIEGEGMEYLQEHYPFFSATVIPAGTYDNTEDINTGAIMNLLLVNGSLEEEDVYNMTKGLFDHMDMIHNSHNAAKENINLESALDGMVVPLHPGAERYFREVGAIQ, encoded by the coding sequence ATGAGAAAATTAATCGCAGTACTATTAGTTACACTATTAATGCTGGTTGGGTGCGGACAACAGTCAACGGGAGGAAATGAGGGACAACCCGAAGAGAACTCAAATCAATTCGTGACTGTTGCAACGGGACCAACCAGTGGCGTATATTATCCAATTGGAGGCGCAATTTCAAACATTGTACAGCATGAACTGGGATATAGATCATCTGTACAATCCACTGGAGCATCGGTTGAAAACATCAACCTACTATTAAACAATCGAGCGGAATTGGCCATTACCATGGCTGATGCAGTATTGCAAGCATATCAAGGGTTTGGGGCCTTTGAGGATCAAGAACCAAAGGAAGAATTAAGGGGAATCATGAGCTTGTATCCTAATTATGTACAGCTTGTAACCTTAAAAAGCACAGGTATTGAAACATTTGAAGATCTAGTAGGGAGACGTGTAGGAGTAGGTGCACCAAACTCAGGAGTTGAGTTGAATGCAAGATTAATGTTTGAAGCACATGGGATGACATATGATGATATTCGACCTGACTACTTAAACTATGGGGAAGCCATCGATCAAATTCGAAATGGAATGATCGAAGCAGCCTTTGTTACAAGTGGAATTCCTAACTCAACGGTGATGGATCTTGGAACAACAAATGAAATCAAGATCATTCCAATTGAGGGAGAAGGAATGGAATATTTACAAGAGCACTACCCATTCTTCTCTGCAACGGTGATACCAGCAGGAACCTATGATAACACAGAAGATATTAATACAGGAGCCATTATGAATCTGCTACTGGTTAATGGCAGTTTAGAGGAAGAAGATGTATACAATATGACAAAGGGATTATTTGACCATATGGATATGATACACAATTCTCACAATGCAGCCAAAGAGAATATTAATCTAGAAAGTGCATTAGATGGAATGGTTGTGCCATTACATCCAGGGGCAGAACGATACTTCAGAGAAGTAGGTGCAATTCAGTAA
- a CDS encoding MerR family transcriptional regulator, producing the protein MAYHICSVCGSFFEQNGQKKCLKCLNKDEEQYEKVRSYISNHQGASVLEIASETGVSAKTILRFVDEGGFIVVSNEKGENRVIAPEKEQDKGMGYYARRTNENGGRSRGYGRKK; encoded by the coding sequence ATGGCTTATCATATTTGCAGTGTTTGTGGCAGCTTTTTTGAACAAAATGGGCAAAAAAAATGCTTGAAGTGTCTAAATAAGGATGAGGAGCAATATGAAAAGGTAAGGAGTTATATTTCAAATCACCAAGGAGCCAGTGTTCTAGAAATTGCCTCGGAGACTGGGGTTTCGGCTAAGACCATTTTACGCTTTGTGGATGAGGGTGGATTTATTGTTGTGTCCAATGAGAAAGGGGAAAATAGGGTGATTGCACCAGAAAAAGAACAAGATAAAGGGATGGGCTACTATGCCAGAAGAACCAATGAAAATGGAGGAAGAAGTCGAGGATACGGAAGAAAAAAATAA
- a CDS encoding TRAP transporter permease — MIILTDVNMEVKQQELLEKYDSESRFRVFTNKTTGFLVSAFAVAISLYHLYVSYFGTPVTLKHRSLHVALIVALGFFVFPGFKKARRDRMPWYDLGLGLLALAPAAYIWIDYLGIVHRAGIPNQWDLFMGVILIALVLELVRRVTGLALPIMGILFMLYAIFGQQMPGFFGHRGYQWQEVVNHLFVSTDGIYGTAVGVASTYIFLFILFGAFMAKSGMGQFFNDIALALAGHTKGGPAKVAVIASGFLGSINGAAVANVVTTGAFTIPLMKKTGYNDEFAGAVEASASVGGQLLPPIMGAAAFIMAEVLGVQYRVIVMAAILPALLYYVGIITQVQMRANKKGLKGIPKDQLPKVKDVMKERGHLLIPLVFLVYMLFFSGKTIIFSAFLTIIVTVMVSMLRSTTRMNAKDIFEALDSGARSAVPVAVACAAVGPIVGVASITGFGLSMAYAIVSLGGTSLLFTLIFTMVTCIILGMGLPSIPAYLITATMAAPALVQLGIEPLVAHLFVFYFAMFANITPPVALASFAAAGISGGDAMKTGFESVKLSIAGFIVPYMFVYNSGLLLQNTTLAQGTVVIVTSVIGVIMLGSAAEGYFWATISIVPRGILFVASLLLISANLAQDGVGLLIIALVLLFQWRKAKQQHREVISV, encoded by the coding sequence GTGATTATATTGACTGATGTAAATATGGAAGTAAAACAACAGGAGTTGTTAGAGAAGTATGATAGTGAATCGCGGTTTCGTGTTTTTACAAATAAAACAACAGGATTTTTAGTGAGTGCTTTTGCGGTTGCTATTTCCTTATATCATCTATATGTTTCATACTTTGGCACTCCTGTTACATTGAAGCACAGATCCTTACATGTGGCATTAATTGTTGCCCTAGGATTTTTTGTTTTCCCAGGCTTTAAAAAGGCAAGACGAGATAGAATGCCGTGGTATGATTTAGGCTTAGGGCTATTGGCTCTGGCACCGGCAGCATATATTTGGATAGACTATTTAGGGATTGTACATCGAGCGGGTATTCCAAATCAATGGGACTTATTTATGGGTGTAATTTTAATCGCCCTAGTATTAGAATTAGTTAGAAGGGTAACTGGACTGGCGTTACCGATAATGGGAATACTCTTCATGCTATATGCTATTTTCGGACAGCAGATGCCTGGATTTTTTGGACATAGAGGATATCAATGGCAGGAGGTGGTAAACCATCTCTTTGTTTCAACAGATGGGATCTATGGAACGGCTGTAGGGGTGGCCTCCACCTATATTTTCTTATTTATTTTATTTGGTGCCTTTATGGCTAAATCTGGAATGGGTCAATTTTTTAATGATATTGCCTTGGCATTAGCGGGACATACAAAGGGGGGGCCTGCTAAAGTAGCTGTCATCGCCAGTGGGTTTTTAGGGAGTATTAATGGTGCCGCCGTGGCCAATGTTGTGACTACGGGAGCATTTACCATTCCCCTAATGAAAAAAACAGGATATAACGATGAGTTTGCAGGTGCGGTAGAAGCATCGGCTTCTGTTGGCGGGCAGCTGTTACCACCAATTATGGGAGCGGCGGCCTTTATCATGGCAGAGGTACTAGGGGTACAATATCGCGTCATTGTCATGGCAGCCATATTGCCAGCACTACTTTATTATGTAGGTATTATTACTCAGGTTCAAATGAGGGCCAATAAGAAAGGATTGAAAGGGATACCAAAGGATCAATTGCCAAAGGTAAAGGATGTCATGAAGGAGCGAGGACATTTACTAATTCCTCTAGTATTCCTAGTCTATATGCTTTTCTTTAGTGGTAAGACAATTATTTTTTCAGCCTTTCTAACAATTATTGTCACCGTTATGGTAAGTATGCTTCGTTCTACCACACGGATGAATGCAAAGGACATCTTTGAAGCCCTTGATTCCGGAGCAAGATCAGCTGTGCCAGTGGCCGTAGCCTGTGCAGCTGTAGGACCTATTGTGGGAGTTGCCAGTATTACTGGATTTGGTTTGAGTATGGCTTATGCAATTGTTTCACTGGGAGGAACCAGCTTACTCTTTACATTGATCTTCACAATGGTGACCTGTATCATCTTAGGAATGGGGCTACCCAGTATTCCGGCTTACTTGATTACCGCCACCATGGCGGCACCTGCCCTAGTACAATTAGGGATTGAGCCCCTTGTGGCACATTTATTTGTATTTTATTTTGCTATGTTTGCCAATATTACACCACCGGTGGCCTTGGCTTCCTTTGCAGCAGCGGGTATTTCTGGAGGAGACGCCATGAAAACCGGATTTGAGTCCGTGAAACTTTCCATAGCTGGATTCATTGTTCCCTATATGTTTGTCTATAATAGTGGACTGTTACTTCAGAATACGACATTAGCCCAAGGGACAGTCGTGATTGTCACTTCTGTTATAGGAGTCATTATGTTGGGAAGTGCGGCGGAAGGATACTTTTGGGCAACGATATCCATTGTACCACGGGGTATCTTATTTGTAGCTTCATTATTATTAATTAGTGCTAATTTAGCACAGGATGGTGTAGGTTTATTGATCATTGCCCTTGTATTGTTATTTCAATGGAGGAAAGCAAAACAGCAACACCGTGAAGTGATATCAGTTTAG
- a CDS encoding DUF1850 domain-containing protein: protein MLKYNIKRMSVILIIVLVMIPILLVGRGQLSLQYELNIMDQENEQVLKSKLVRQGDEIAFYWIHSVEHTSWVEIFTLEGQQLKLQEIRLQGFGAGIPHERGQVTRVEGGEIIMSQIDEDYESYQWIHSHTATEKITINGQVFIRAGSLPHHGFMKMIIKER, encoded by the coding sequence ATGCTTAAATATAACATAAAAAGAATGTCTGTTATTTTAATCATTGTTCTTGTGATGATCCCAATCCTTTTGGTAGGACGAGGACAGCTTTCGCTTCAATATGAATTGAACATTATGGATCAAGAAAATGAACAAGTACTCAAAAGTAAGTTGGTTAGACAGGGAGATGAAATTGCTTTTTACTGGATTCACTCTGTAGAGCATACCTCGTGGGTAGAAATTTTCACCCTAGAGGGACAACAGTTAAAGCTACAAGAAATTAGACTACAAGGTTTCGGGGCAGGAATTCCTCACGAAAGAGGTCAAGTGACGAGGGTTGAAGGTGGGGAAATAATCATGAGTCAAATTGATGAAGATTATGAAAGTTATCAATGGATCCATTCCCATACTGCTACAGAGAAAATTACAATAAATGGACAAGTGTTTATTAGAGCTGGGTCCTTACCCCATCATGGGTTTATGAAAATGATAATTAAAGAGAGGTGA